The following proteins are co-located in the Meriones unguiculatus strain TT.TT164.6M chromosome 4, Bangor_MerUng_6.1, whole genome shotgun sequence genome:
- the Champ1 gene encoding chromosome alignment-maintaining phosphoprotein 1, whose amino-acid sequence MEVCQELHKPSIRLECDHCGFRGTDYENVQIHMGTIHPEFCDEMDAGGLGKLIFYQKSAKLFHCHKCFFTSKMYSNVYYHITSKHAASEKWSDKPKDQLSKETESVKSPSLPEHQNSAFDSAEVRPTPALPLETQKIGPSLSPESQKSVPPVLEPQNSGPVVCPEPQAPCLPAEDSEAAPASSPECLDPACVLPELQKHDRAPSPESGRSALVSSKPQKHSPFADTGAPPSALSPESPVLATSPEPWGPSLTASPESRKPARAASPEPRKPSPSESPELWKPFPAITSEPRRPTPAVSPGSWKPGPPGSPRPWKSSPSATSGPWKSSKPATSMSPGPWKPIPSVSPGPWKPAPSMSTASWKSSVSSGSWKTPPTSPESWKSGPPELRKTALALSPEHWKAVPPVSPELRRPGPPLSPEIRSPAGSPELRKPSGSPDLWKLSPDQRKTSPASLDFPECQKSSRGGSPDLWKSSFITEAQKPNVFPETRKHASSGSSESAKVASDIWKPVLSIDAEPRKSTLFPEPTKAVLPASPEPRKRALFPESRKHVLFPELPKSTVFSEAQKATELSDELQLEAVDDAKCDGLVQEGLLATPKKLLEDALFPSSKKLKKDSQENSDAELSSSEYIRTDLDTMDIKGQESSSDQEQVDVESIDFSKENKMEMSSPEQAKNVLQFTEEKEAFISEEEIAKYMKRGKGKYYCKICCCRAMKKGAVLHHLVNKHNVHSPYKCTICGKAFLLESLLKNHVAAHGQSLLKCPRCNFESNFPRGFKKHLTHCQSRHSEEANKKLMEALESPLEEPQI is encoded by the coding sequence ATGGAAGTGTGTCAGGAATTGCACAAACCCTCCATACGCTTGGAGTGTGACCACTGTGGTTTCAGGGGCACTGATTACGAGAATGTGCAGATCCACATGGGCACTATTCATCCTGAATTCTGTGATGAGATGGATGCTGGAGGCCTAGGCAAGCTCATATTTTACCAGAAGAGTGCAAAACTCTTTCACTGCCATAAGTGCTTTTTCACCAGCAAGATGTACTCCAATGTGTACTATCACATCACATCTAAACATGCTGCCTCAGAGAAGTGGAGTGACAAGCCAAAAGACCAGctgagcaaagaaacagaatctgTGAAGAGTCCTTCCCTTCCTGAGCATCAGAATTCAGCCTTTGACTCGGCAGAAGTGAGGCCCACTCCAGCCCTTCCCCtggaaacacagaaaattggTCCGAGTTTGTCTCCAGAGTCACAGAAGTCTGTTCCTCCAGTTCTGGAGCCTCAGAACTCTGGCCCTGTTGTTTGTCCCGAGCCACAGGCTCCTTGTCTTCCTGCTGAGGACTCAGAAGCTGCTCCTGCTTCTTCCCCTGAATGTCTAGACCCCGCCTGTGTGCTTCCTGAGCTGCAGAAGCATGACCGAGCCCCTTCTCCAGAGTCAGGAAGGTCTGCTCTTGTCAGCTCCAAACCCCAGAAGCACTCTCCCTTTGCAGATACAGGGGCTCCGCCTTCAGCCTTGTCTCCGGAGTCCCCAGTTCTGGCCACTTCCCCTGAGCCTTGGGGACCATCCCTCACTGCATCTCCTGAGTCACGGAAGCCGGCGCGGGCTGCCTCCCCTGAGCCAAGGAAGCCGTCCCCATCAGAGTCTCCTGAACTCTGGAAGCCATTCCCTGCCATCACTTCAGAGCCACGGAGACCAACCCCAGCAGTATCACCAGGTTCCTGGAAGCCTGGGCCGCCTGGTTCTCCTAGACCTTGGAAATCCAGTCCTTCAGCAACATCGGGACCATGGAAGTCATCGAAACCTGCTACATCTATGTCTCCTGGACCTTGGAAGCCAATACCTTCTGTGTCACCCGGGCcttggaaaccagctccatctatGTCCACTGCATCCTGGAAGTCTTCGGTCTCATCTGGTTCCTGGAAAACGCCCCCCACATCTCCAGAGTCATGGAAGTCTGGCCCACCTGAACTCCGAAAGACAGCTCTGGCTTTGTCACCTGAACATTGGAAGGCAGTGCCCCCTGTGTCTCCTGAGCTTCGCAGGCCAGGCCCGCCACTCTCCCCAGAGATCCGAAGTCCAGCAGGTTCTCCGGAGCTGAGGAAGCCGTCAGGGTCACCAGACCTTTGGAAGCTTTCTCCTGACCAACGGAAGACTTCTCCTGCTTCACTTGATTTCCCTGAGTGCCAGAAAAGTTCTCGTGGTGGCTCTCCTGATCTCTGGAAGTCTTCCTTCATTACAGAGGCTCAGAAACCTAACGTCTTCCCTGAGACACGGAAACATGCTTCTTCAGGCTCATCTGAGTCCGCAAAGGTGGCCTCAGACATCTGGAAACCTGTCCTCTCCATTGATGCTGAGCCCAGGAAGTCCACATTGTTTCCTGAGCCCACCAAGGCAGTCCTCCCTGCTTCCCCTGAGCCACGGAAACGTGCACTTTTCCCAGAGTCTCGGAAGCATGTACTTTTCCCTGAGCTCCCCAAATCCACTGTGTTCTCAGAGGCCCAGAAGGCCACTGAGCTTAGTGATGAGCTACAGCTTGAAGCGGTGGATGATGCAAAATGTGACGGTCTGGTCCAGGAAGGACTTCTGGCTACACCTAAGAAACTGTTAGAGGAtgctttgtttccttcttcaaaGAAGCTGAAGAAAGACAGCCAAGAGAACTCGGATGCTGAGCTCAGTAGCAGTGAGTACATCAGAACTGACTTAGACACTATGGACATCAAGGGTCAGGAGTCAAGCAGCGATCAAGAACAGGTGGACGTGGAATCTATTGATTTTAGCAAAGAGAACAAAATGGAGATGAGTAGTCCAGAGCAGGCCAAAAATGTGCTTCAGTTCACTGAAGAGAAGGAGGCATTCATTTCTGAAGAGGAGATCGCAAAATATATGAAGCGCGGAAAAGGGAAATATTATTGCAAAATATGTTGCTGTCGTGCCATGAAAAAAGGTGCCGTCCTGCATCACTTAGTTAATAAGCACAATGTTCACAGCCCGTACAAGTGCACAATCTGTGGGAAAGCGTTTCTTTTGGAGTCTCTCCTTAAAAATCATGTAGCAGCCCATGGGCAGAGTTTACTTAAATGTCCACGATGTAATTTTGAATCAAATTTCCCAAGAGGCTTTAAGAAACATTTGACTCACTGTCAGAGCCGGCATAGTGAGGAAGCAAATAAGAAGCTGATGGAAGCTCTTGAGTCGCCATTGGAAGAGCCACAGATTTGA